In the genome of Rickettsiales bacterium, the window ATAATCTAATTATTTGAAAATGATCTACTCTTGGGTGAGCAGGGTGATCTTAGTCTCTGATTCATGTTCGAGTAAGCGGTTCAGTGCATCGATATAGGCTTTTGCCGTAGCAACGAGCGTATCCGCATCGACCCCGTGCCCACCGATTAGATCGCCATCTTCTGATTGCAAACGAATGGTCACTCTTGCTTGTGCATCGGTACCGCCTGTAACTGCGTGCACTTGGTAAAGCTCCAAGCGTGATTTATGGTGCACTAATTGGCGGATGGCGGTGAAGATCGCATCGACAGGGCCATTGCCTTCAACACGCGCGGTTTTGCGTTCTCCGCCCACGGACAATGTCATTTCTGCCATCTGTTCGCCTTCGGTTCCGCAATTGATCAGCAGCTTATGCAACTGAATCGTATCGTCAGAACCTGTTCCGGCATCGATGAGGGCGCGAATATCTGCGTCGTAAATCTCTTTTTTCTTATCGGCCAATTCTTTGAAACGAAGGAAGGCATCTTCCAGCACATTATCGCCGAGGTTAAAGCCCATTTCTTCCAAGCGATCTTTAAAGGCGTGACGGCCAGAGTGCTTACCCAGTACGAGGTTGGTCTTCTCTAAACCAACAGATTCAGGCGTCATGATCTCGTAAGTGCCCGCATGTTTCAGCATACCATCTTGGTGGATACCGGATTCATGTGCGAAGGCATTCACGCCGACAATCGCTTTATTCGATTGCACCTTTTGGCCGGTGATTGATTGAATCAAGCGGCTCGCGCGAGTGATAAGGCGGGTATCGACACCGCATTGAATATCATTAAATTGGTCTTTGCGCGTTTTGAGTGCCATCACGACTTCTTCGAGCGCCGTGTTACCGGCACGTTCGCCGATACCGTTGATGGTGACTTCCGCTTGGCGGGCGCCGGCACCGATGGCGGCGAGCGTGTTAGCCGTTGCAAGGCCTAGATCGTTCTGGCCGTGGAAAGAGAAGATGGCTTGATCGGAATTGGGCACGCGCTCAATCACGGTGCGGAACATTTCGGCAATATCGTGCGGGGTGCCGTAGCCTACGGTATCGGGTAGGTTGATGGTCGTGGCGCCGGCTTTAATCGCCGTTTCGACTGCTTGGCAGAGATAATCATGACCCGTGCGCGTTGCATCCATGGCCGACCATTCGACATCATCCGTATAATTGCGAGCGAGCGAGACGGTGGCTTGGATCATCTCCAGTACTTCGGCCTCGGTTTTCTTAAATTGATATTCCAAATGGATCGGGCTGGTCGACATAAACGTATGAATTCGCGGTCTTTTTGCTGGTTTCACGGCTTCGGCGGCGCGCTCAATATCAGCGGTCTTCGCGCGAGCGAGCGAGCAAATAACGGTGTCTTCAATCTGTTCAGCGATGGCTTTGACGGCTTCAAAATCGCCATTAGAGGCCATGGCAAAGCCAGCCTCGATCACATCGACCCGCATCGTATCGAGCAATTCGGCGACCATGAGTTTTTCCTCTAAATTCATAGAGAAACCAGGAGACTGCTCGCCATCGCGAAGCGTCGTATCAAAAATTATAATTTTATCAGCCATCCAAGCAATATAGCGATGCAGCGCGACTTGTCATCCCACTAATCAGCATTTCGCCCCGCGCCGAGAAATCTTGGGAGAACTCCCCTAGGCCCAACCTCAGCCAAGATGACGAAAAGCAGCCCAAACAAAAAAAGAGCACCAACCCCTGGGAGGGTGGTGCTCTTGCTAAATTTGTAGTTAAGTATTGAAATAACCGCCCGGACTTCGCCGAACGATTATTTCTTCTTTCAATTATGAAACTCATTGTACGCATACAATGATTACGTCAATACTTATCCCAGGTAAATAGGGGAAGTATTTTGTTGTATTTGAGTTCACGTAGAATAAATTCTTCTGAAGCCCATCGGTAGCGTCTAACCAATGTGATACTGTTGTAGTACCATTATCGATTCTTACTCCACCATTCGTCACGACTCCGTTGTCGATCTGCACAACCATCTCCATCGGGTAGTCTATACCCTCATTTGGAATCGTGTAACGAAGTTCGTTACAATCATCGAAGTAAAGATCTCCTGTTACCGGGTAGATCAAGTCATCCCAACCAAGTAGGTTGGCAAGATCTCTCCATGGAAAATGAAGTACAGGATTAGTAGGTAACGGTAAAGAGACGGGCCACTCATGTCTTAAACTGATCGATGAAGGTCCGTTTGATATTGGAATCCAATATGTTAAGGAGCCGTAGTAAAACGGTGTTAACGTACCGTTTGTCTCATCGACGAACGTAATCCACGCACCCTCAAAAGTGATGAGGCCAGTAGATAAGCTTGTGACGGTGTACATAGGTACGTCTGTGCCGTTCGCGGTTTCAAATTCAAACTCGACCAACAAAGGTCGGTTAGAATTTGCCGCATTGACAGCAGCTATCAAATCATCAATATCTAGTAAAGTTGAAATATCTACACATCCTAAAGAAATTTGCAAATTTGCATTTGCGCCTTCCAATCCGATGTCATAATTCCCGAAATCAAAGCTGAATTCGACAATCTCCGCGATCGTTGGGTCTGTGCTAATATTGAAACTATAGTAAGTTCCAAAAGTAGCAGTCCCCGCGCTTACGTCGAAGGTTGCAATCGTCCCAACGGGAGCTTGTCCGTTAGGCGTCGGCATTGGTGTTCCTAGCTCGAAACTAATACAGTCAGTAATGTTTGCTTTCGCATCCAGTAAACCCTGTGTTTCGTTCGGTAAAGGAACTACGATACCCTCACATACAAGCCAAAGTTGGCCGGGAGTGACGATCTCGTTCTCAAATGGGATTGAGAACTCAATACCATCCAACAAAACTTGGTGATTAAATCCCATATCCTGCGCGCTATTAATAACGAGGACGTATAATCCTCCAAAATTAATACCTGCAGGTAAGAATTCAATCCACGTTCCGGCTGGAATAATCATTCCATTATCTAATGTAATCTCGACTTGCGTCATCAGATCACAACTTGATAACTGAGTTATCCATTGGGTTAACATTCCTGGTAACTGATTCTGTAATGGCCCAACCGGCTGTTCGCAAATAAATCGAGGTTGAACTGAGAACGTTTCCTTGAATGGAACACTAAAACTTGCACCGTTTACGGTGAAAGTTGTCACCGTCGCTTCATCTTCCACGTCATGCACAGTTGCTGTGTAGACGCCGAAGTCAATTTCATCACCGTTTCTGAAAATAATTTCAGAACCTGCTAGAACTGGAATTACGCTGTTTTCAGTAGTGATGCTGAGCCCAATCTGCAGTACCATAGATACACAGTTTGGGTTTGCCGAAGCGGCAGAATTCATCCCATCATACTCGTTTAAGAGCATACCTGGCGGGATAATAACTGTTTCTTCCACGCATTCTAAAATAATTGGATGCCCCTGAGGGTTGTTTCCCTGCAAAACATGCACGGTAACATTGCTCCCCTCAAATTCGGCACTTGTCTTTGTGCCTGCATTATTTCCATTGTCATCATTGTAGATTTCAATCGGTATTGGGATTCCTCCCATGATGAATGATCGAACGCCAAATCCTACTCTTGTCCCTGCTGGGAAAGAGTTGAAGTCGGCTTTTAGAGCGACGTAATAGCCGTTTTCACATCCGACGGAGCTTTTGAATACATTGAATTGATCGATGTAGTCGTCTGGATCTTTCGAACAAGATGATAAAACGATCCCTACAAGTGCAAAAAGTGCGAAGATAATTTTTAAATTTTTCATAATAAAGTTATTAGATTTAAAGCTTATGATTTTGTTATTTTATA includes:
- a CDS encoding 2-isopropylmalate synthase — its product is MADKIIIFDTTLRDGEQSPGFSMNLEEKLMVAELLDTMRVDVIEAGFAMASNGDFEAVKAIAEQIEDTVICSLARAKTADIERAAEAVKPAKRPRIHTFMSTSPIHLEYQFKKTEAEVLEMIQATVSLARNYTDDVEWSAMDATRTGHDYLCQAVETAIKAGATTINLPDTVGYGTPHDIAEMFRTVIERVPNSDQAIFSFHGQNDLGLATANTLAAIGAGARQAEVTINGIGERAGNTALEEVVMALKTRKDQFNDIQCGVDTRLITRASRLIQSITGQKVQSNKAIVGVNAFAHESGIHQDGMLKHAGTYEIMTPESVGLEKTNLVLGKHSGRHAFKDRLEEMGFNLGDNVLEDAFLRFKELADKKKEIYDADIRALIDAGTGSDDTIQLHKLLINCGTEGEQMAEMTLSVGGERKTARVEGNGPVDAIFTAIRQLVHHKSRLELYQVHAVTGGTDAQARVTIRLQSEDGDLIGGHGVDADTLVATAKAYIDALNRLLEHESETKITLLTQE